Proteins encoded by one window of Streptomyces clavuligerus:
- a CDS encoding hydantoinase B/oxoprolinase family protein, producing MNGGRWEFWIDRGGTFTDIVGRRPDGRLVTRKLLSYDPERYPDAAVAGIRLLLDLAPDAPIPADRVSRVTMGTTVATNALLERRGEPTVLVVTEGFADALRIAYQNRPRIFDRHIVLPEAVYERVVEVPERVGARGETVRPLDLATVTERLAAARADGFRSAAVVLVHGYRHPAHERRVAAAARELGFTQISCSHEVSPLIKLVPRGDTTVVDAYLSPVLRRYVDSLAAELDGIRLLFMQSNGGLREASHFRGKDAVLSGPAGGVVGMARTAARAGYHRVIGFDMGGTSTDVSHYAGEFEREPGTEIAGVRMRAPMLNIHTVAAGGGSVLHFDGRRYRVGPDSAGADPGPACYRRGGPLTVTDANVMLGRIQPAHFPAVFGPGGDQPLDSGTVRLRFAALARRVARESGAERTPEEVAAGFLEIAVLHMANAVKKISVQRGHDITRYALTSFGGAGGQHACAVADALGIDTVIVPPLAGVLSAHGIGLADATALRERSVEAELTGATADRVHALCAELADGVRAELRADDIPDTAITTRARVLLRYAGTDAPLTVPLDTAPAMRDAFVAAHRVRYAFTMEKPVVVEAVTVEATGAAAGPGEEGVQAADGRGEGGRGAGGGQPGPAADGADHPGHGAGPAEDGGTGHDPAVSAPSRGHGPAAPPPPHDRVTMFTDGAHRDIPLYRRADLRPGDTVDGPAIVAEPDATTVVDPGWSARVHPAGHLLLTRAVPRPSRVAVGTEADPVLLEVFNSLFMAIAEQMGVRLESTAHSVNIKERLDFSCALFDSEGRLIANAPHIPVHLGSMGESIKEVLRRRRAAGELRPGDVYAVNDPYHGGTHLPDVTVVTPVFDEGAEGDEGKGEGGGGLRFLVASRGHHAEIGGITPGSMPAFSRTVDEEGVLFDNWLLVRDGRFRERETRALLTGAVHPSRAPDVNLADLRAQIAANEKGVEELRRMTDRFGLDVVHAYMRHVRDNAEESVRRIVAGLSDGAYAYETDGGAVIRVALRVDREARGAVVDFTGTSPQRPGNDNAPTSVVTAAVLYVFRTLVGEDIPLNSGCLEPLEVRVPAGSMLAPVHPAATVAGNVETSQAVTGALYAALGVQAEGSGTMNNVTFGNDTVQYYETVASGSGAGADFDGTDAVQTHMTNSRLTDPEVLEWRFPVRVEAFSIRGGSGGRGRRHGGDGVVRRLRFLAPMTVALLTGHRRMPPYGLAGGLPGALGHNSVEHPDGSVTHLAGVDSVDVAPGDVLVIVTPGGGGYGPPGY from the coding sequence ACCGTCCTCGTTGTCACCGAGGGCTTCGCGGACGCGCTGCGCATCGCCTACCAGAACCGCCCCCGGATCTTCGACCGCCATATCGTCCTTCCCGAAGCCGTGTACGAACGGGTCGTCGAGGTCCCCGAACGCGTCGGGGCCCGGGGGGAGACCGTCCGCCCGCTCGACCTCGCCACCGTCACCGAACGCCTCGCCGCGGCCCGCGCGGACGGCTTCCGCAGCGCCGCCGTCGTCCTGGTGCACGGCTATCGCCACCCCGCCCACGAACGCCGTGTCGCCGCGGCCGCCCGGGAGCTGGGCTTCACCCAGATCAGCTGCTCCCACGAGGTCAGCCCGCTGATCAAACTCGTGCCCCGGGGCGACACCACCGTCGTCGACGCCTACCTCTCGCCGGTGCTGCGCCGCTACGTCGACTCCCTCGCCGCCGAACTCGACGGCATCCGGCTGCTGTTCATGCAGTCCAACGGAGGGCTGCGCGAGGCCTCCCACTTCCGTGGCAAGGACGCCGTGCTCTCCGGCCCCGCGGGCGGCGTCGTCGGCATGGCCCGTACCGCCGCCCGGGCCGGGTACCACCGGGTCATCGGCTTCGACATGGGCGGGACCTCCACCGATGTCTCCCACTACGCGGGGGAGTTCGAACGCGAACCGGGCACCGAGATCGCCGGTGTGCGGATGCGCGCCCCCATGCTGAACATCCACACCGTCGCCGCGGGCGGCGGCTCCGTCCTCCACTTCGACGGCCGCCGCTACCGGGTGGGGCCCGACTCCGCGGGCGCCGACCCCGGACCCGCCTGCTACCGGCGCGGCGGACCGCTCACCGTGACCGACGCCAACGTGATGCTGGGCCGCATCCAGCCCGCCCACTTCCCCGCCGTCTTCGGGCCGGGCGGCGATCAGCCGCTCGACAGCGGGACGGTACGGCTCCGCTTCGCCGCACTCGCCCGCCGGGTGGCCCGGGAGAGCGGGGCCGAGCGCACCCCCGAGGAGGTCGCGGCGGGCTTCCTGGAGATCGCCGTCCTCCATATGGCCAACGCCGTCAAGAAGATCTCCGTACAGCGCGGCCATGACATCACCCGCTACGCGCTCACCTCCTTCGGCGGGGCGGGCGGGCAGCACGCCTGCGCGGTCGCGGACGCCCTCGGGATCGACACCGTGATCGTGCCGCCGCTCGCCGGGGTGCTCTCCGCCCACGGCATCGGGCTCGCGGACGCCACCGCCCTGCGGGAACGGTCCGTGGAGGCCGAACTGACCGGGGCGACGGCCGACCGGGTGCACGCGCTCTGCGCCGAACTCGCCGACGGAGTCCGCGCCGAACTGCGCGCGGACGACATCCCCGACACCGCGATCACGACCCGGGCCCGGGTGCTGCTGCGCTACGCGGGCACCGACGCGCCCCTGACCGTCCCCCTGGACACCGCCCCCGCCATGCGGGACGCCTTCGTCGCGGCCCACCGCGTCCGCTACGCGTTCACCATGGAGAAACCGGTGGTGGTGGAGGCGGTGACGGTGGAGGCCACGGGTGCGGCGGCAGGTCCGGGCGAGGAAGGCGTCCAGGCCGCGGACGGCCGCGGTGAGGGTGGCCGTGGTGCGGGTGGCGGACAACCGGGCCCTGCGGCCGACGGCGCGGACCACCCGGGCCACGGCGCGGGCCCGGCGGAGGACGGCGGCACCGGCCACGATCCGGCCGTGTCGGCCCCGTCCCGCGGTCATGGTCCGGCCGCGCCGCCCCCGCCCCACGACCGGGTGACGATGTTCACCGACGGCGCCCACCGGGACATCCCCTTGTACCGCCGGGCCGACCTCCGCCCCGGGGACACGGTCGACGGCCCCGCGATCGTCGCCGAGCCCGATGCCACCACCGTCGTGGACCCCGGCTGGAGCGCCCGTGTCCACCCGGCGGGTCATCTGCTGCTGACCCGGGCCGTCCCCCGCCCCTCCCGGGTGGCCGTCGGCACCGAGGCCGACCCCGTCCTCCTGGAGGTGTTCAACAGCCTCTTCATGGCGATCGCCGAACAGATGGGCGTCCGGCTGGAGAGCACCGCGCACTCCGTCAACATCAAGGAACGCCTCGACTTCTCCTGTGCCCTCTTCGACTCCGAGGGCCGTCTGATCGCCAACGCGCCCCACATCCCCGTCCACCTCGGCTCCATGGGAGAGTCGATCAAGGAGGTGCTGCGCCGCCGCCGGGCCGCCGGAGAACTGCGACCGGGGGACGTCTACGCCGTCAACGACCCGTATCACGGTGGTACGCATCTGCCCGATGTGACGGTGGTGACGCCCGTGTTCGACGAGGGGGCCGAGGGGGACGAGGGGAAAGGGGAGGGCGGGGGAGGGCTGCGCTTCCTCGTCGCCTCCCGGGGACACCACGCCGAGATCGGCGGCATCACCCCCGGCTCGATGCCCGCCTTCAGCCGCACCGTCGACGAGGAGGGCGTCCTCTTCGACAACTGGCTCCTGGTCCGTGACGGCCGCTTCCGGGAACGCGAGACCCGCGCCCTGCTCACCGGCGCCGTCCACCCCTCCCGCGCCCCCGACGTCAACCTCGCCGATCTGCGGGCCCAGATCGCCGCCAACGAGAAGGGCGTCGAGGAACTGCGCCGGATGACCGACCGGTTCGGACTGGACGTGGTGCACGCCTATATGCGCCATGTACGGGACAACGCCGAGGAGTCCGTCCGCCGTATCGTGGCCGGGCTGAGCGACGGCGCGTACGCCTACGAGACCGACGGCGGCGCGGTTATCCGGGTCGCCCTGCGGGTCGACCGGGAGGCGCGCGGCGCCGTCGTCGACTTCACCGGCACCTCGCCCCAGCGCCCCGGCAACGACAACGCCCCCACCTCCGTGGTGACGGCGGCCGTCCTCTATGTCTTCCGCACCCTCGTCGGCGAGGACATCCCGCTCAACAGCGGCTGCCTGGAGCCCCTGGAGGTCCGCGTGCCCGCAGGCTCCATGCTCGCCCCCGTCCACCCCGCCGCCACCGTCGCGGGCAATGTCGAGACCTCCCAGGCCGTCACCGGCGCGCTCTACGCGGCCCTCGGGGTCCAGGCCGAGGGCTCCGGCACCATGAACAACGTCACCTTCGGCAATGACACGGTGCAGTACTACGAGACCGTCGCCAGCGGCTCCGGCGCGGGCGCGGACTTCGACGGCACGGACGCCGTCCAGACCCATATGACCAACTCCCGGCTGACCGACCCCGAAGTCCTGGAGTGGCGTTTTCCGGTGCGTGTGGAGGCGTTCTCCATCCGCGGCGGCAGCGGCGGCCGGGGGCGCCGCCACGGCGGCGACGGAGTGGTCCGCAGACTCCGCTTCCTGGCACCCATGACCGTCGCCCTGCTCACCGGCCACCGCCGGATGCCCCCGTACGGCCTCGCGGGCGGTCTGCCCGGGGCCCTCGGCCACAACTCGGTCGAACACCCCGACGGCAGCGTCACCCACCTCGCCGGGGTCGACTCGGTGGACGTCGCCCCGGGCGATGTCCTGGTGATCGTCACCCCCGGCGGGGGCGGCTACGGCCCGCCCGGGTACTGA
- a CDS encoding biotin-dependent carboxyltransferase family protein, giving the protein MSDRAVVVVRAGALTTVQDRGRPGHAHLGVPCSGALDLPAAALANRLVGNDPGAAVLETTLTGCALRPRRAVTVAVGGAHGPVRVDGRPAAWGAPVRVPAGALLDVGRAVSGVRGYVALAGGIAVAPVLGSRSTDLLSGLGPPPVTDGTVLPLGPPSGVPARTDGALPWPAPPGELVLRVRFGPRADWFTGEALRTFVSGGYRVAAAGNRIGLRTEGPALARARGEELPSEGMVLGAVQVPPDGRPVVFLADHPTTGGYPVIAVVDARDLPAAAQAPPGTPLRFVPLG; this is encoded by the coding sequence GTGAGCGACCGGGCCGTCGTGGTCGTCCGGGCGGGGGCGCTGACCACCGTGCAGGACCGGGGGCGGCCCGGCCACGCCCATCTCGGGGTGCCGTGCTCGGGGGCGCTCGACCTTCCGGCCGCCGCTCTCGCCAACCGGCTGGTGGGCAATGATCCGGGCGCCGCGGTGCTGGAGACCACCCTCACGGGCTGTGCGCTCCGGCCGCGGCGGGCGGTGACCGTCGCGGTCGGCGGGGCGCACGGGCCGGTGCGGGTCGACGGACGCCCGGCGGCGTGGGGGGCGCCGGTGCGGGTACCGGCGGGCGCCCTGCTCGATGTCGGCCGGGCGGTGTCCGGGGTGCGCGGCTATGTGGCCCTCGCCGGAGGCATAGCCGTCGCCCCGGTGCTGGGCAGCCGCTCCACGGATCTGCTCTCCGGGCTCGGTCCCCCGCCGGTCACGGACGGGACGGTGCTGCCGCTCGGGCCGCCGTCCGGGGTGCCCGCGCGGACCGACGGTGCGCTGCCCTGGCCCGCGCCGCCGGGGGAGCTGGTGCTGCGGGTGCGGTTCGGTCCGCGTGCCGACTGGTTCACCGGGGAGGCGCTGCGGACGTTCGTCTCCGGCGGCTACCGGGTGGCTGCGGCGGGCAATCGGATCGGGCTGCGGACCGAGGGCCCGGCGCTGGCGCGGGCGCGCGGCGAGGAGCTGCCCAGTGAGGGGATGGTGCTGGGTGCGGTGCAGGTGCCGCCGGACGGCCGCCCGGTGGTCTTTCTCGCGGACCATCCGACGACCGGCGGATATCCGGTGATCGCCGTCGTCGACGCACGGGACCTCCCGGCGGCGGCGCAGGCGCCCCCGGGGACCCCGCTGCGTTTCGTCCCGCTCGGCTGA
- the pxpB gene encoding 5-oxoprolinase subunit PxpB produces the protein MSLRALPVGERALLVELADGAEAGAFHAELLRRRAAGTLPAVREIVPAACTVLLDGLDTPRRFAQELARWEIPPLARRDERVVEIPVRYDGPDLAEVAAVWKVAEEEVAAMHTAVEFRVAFCGFAPGFGYLTGLPERYAVPRRATPRTSVPAGSLGLAGPYTGVYPRSSPGGWRLIGRTERELWNPEREPAALLSPGTRVRFVAETGAE, from the coding sequence ATGAGCCTCAGAGCGCTGCCCGTCGGCGAACGGGCCCTGCTGGTGGAGCTGGCCGACGGAGCGGAGGCGGGGGCGTTCCACGCCGAGTTGCTGCGGCGGCGCGCGGCGGGGACGCTGCCCGCCGTACGGGAGATCGTGCCCGCCGCGTGCACCGTGCTGCTCGACGGGCTCGACACCCCCCGGCGGTTCGCACAGGAGCTGGCCCGCTGGGAGATACCGCCGCTCGCCCGGCGGGATGAGCGGGTGGTCGAGATCCCGGTGCGCTACGACGGGCCCGATCTGGCGGAGGTCGCGGCGGTGTGGAAGGTGGCGGAGGAGGAGGTGGCGGCGATGCACACGGCGGTCGAGTTCCGGGTCGCCTTCTGCGGGTTCGCGCCCGGTTTCGGCTATCTGACGGGGCTGCCGGAGCGGTACGCGGTGCCACGCCGGGCCACGCCGCGCACCTCGGTCCCGGCGGGCTCGCTGGGGCTCGCCGGTCCGTACACGGGTGTCTATCCCCGGTCGTCGCCCGGCGGCTGGCGGCTGATCGGCCGGACGGAGCGGGAGCTGTGGAACCCGGAGCGGGAGCCCGCGGCGCTGCTGTCGCCGGGGACGCGGGTGCGGTTCGTGGCGGAGACGGGGGCGGAGTGA
- a CDS encoding LamB/YcsF family protein gives MTRASIDLNADLGEGFGRWRLTEDAELLSVVTSANVACGFHAGDAVTMRRVCRLAAERSVRIGAQVSYRDLAGFGRRSMEVPGEELAAEIAYQIGALQIFARAAGSRVSYVKPHGALYNRVVHDEEQAAAVVEGVLLSGERLPLLGLPGSRLHTLAEEAGLPVVAEAFADRGYTADGRLVPRREEGAVITDPAAVVERSVGMARFGTVAAHSGEPVPVRARSLCLHGDTPGAVSLARRVRRELESVGVRVEPFV, from the coding sequence GTGACCCGGGCGTCCATCGATCTCAACGCGGATCTGGGCGAGGGCTTCGGCCGCTGGCGGCTGACCGAGGACGCGGAACTGCTCTCCGTCGTCACCAGCGCCAATGTGGCCTGCGGCTTTCACGCGGGGGACGCGGTCACCATGCGGCGGGTCTGCCGACTGGCGGCCGAGCGCTCGGTGCGGATCGGAGCCCAGGTGTCGTACCGCGACCTCGCCGGATTCGGGCGGCGGTCCATGGAGGTGCCCGGGGAGGAGCTGGCGGCCGAGATCGCCTATCAGATAGGGGCGTTGCAGATCTTCGCCCGGGCGGCGGGATCGCGGGTCTCGTACGTCAAACCGCACGGCGCGCTGTACAACCGGGTGGTCCATGACGAGGAGCAGGCCGCCGCCGTGGTCGAGGGGGTGCTGCTGTCGGGCGAGCGGCTGCCGCTGCTGGGGCTGCCCGGGTCCCGGCTGCACACCCTGGCGGAGGAGGCGGGGCTGCCGGTGGTCGCCGAGGCGTTCGCGGACCGGGGGTACACCGCCGACGGCAGGCTGGTGCCCCGGCGGGAGGAGGGGGCGGTGATCACCGATCCGGCGGCGGTGGTCGAGCGCTCCGTCGGCATGGCCCGGTTCGGGACGGTCGCCGCGCACTCCGGTGAGCCGGTGCCGGTGCGGGCCCGTTCGCTCTGTCTGCACGGCGACACCCCGGGAGCGGTGTCGCTGGCCCGGCGGGTGCGCCGGGAGCTGGAGTCGGTGGGCGTGCGGGTGGAGCCCTTCGTATGA
- a CDS encoding MFS transporter — MSTTKTEPDTGAPHEDTGAFAWLRALGPRGRRAFGGAFGGYALDSYDYFTLPLSMVAISAYFSLDNGQTGLLTTVTLVVSAVGGALAGILADRIGRVKALMATVITYAVFTVACGFAPNYETLLVFRALQGLGFGGEWAVGAILVAEYASAKHRGRTLGAVQSAWAAGWGLAVLVYTLVFHFLDDDIAWRVMFWTGALPALLVIYVRRHVRDAPEAAARRAASAERGSFGAIFQRGLLRTTLFATLLSTGVQGGYYTLATWVPTYLKDERGLSVVGTGGYLAFLISGAFIGYLTGGYLTDLIGRKRNIALFAVLSAFGVLAYAQIPEGADGVLLVLGFPLGFCMSAIFSGFGSFLSELYPAELRGTGQGFTYNSGRAVGAFLPTLVGFLSESWGVGGALALGAVGYGLAVVALWGLPETRGRELL, encoded by the coding sequence ATGAGCACGACCAAGACGGAGCCGGACACCGGCGCGCCGCACGAGGACACCGGGGCGTTCGCCTGGCTGAGGGCGCTCGGCCCACGGGGCCGACGGGCCTTCGGGGGCGCGTTCGGAGGCTATGCCCTCGACTCCTACGACTACTTCACGCTGCCACTCTCCATGGTGGCCATATCCGCGTACTTCAGCCTCGACAACGGACAGACCGGGCTGCTCACCACCGTGACCCTGGTGGTCTCGGCCGTGGGCGGCGCGCTCGCGGGCATCCTCGCCGACCGGATCGGCCGGGTGAAGGCCCTGATGGCCACGGTGATCACCTACGCGGTCTTCACCGTCGCCTGCGGCTTCGCGCCCAACTACGAGACGCTGCTGGTCTTCCGCGCCCTCCAGGGCCTCGGCTTCGGCGGGGAGTGGGCCGTCGGCGCGATCCTGGTCGCCGAGTACGCCTCGGCGAAGCACCGGGGCCGCACCCTCGGGGCGGTGCAGAGCGCGTGGGCGGCCGGCTGGGGGCTCGCCGTGCTCGTCTATACGCTGGTGTTCCACTTCCTGGACGACGACATCGCCTGGCGGGTGATGTTCTGGACGGGCGCCCTCCCGGCGCTGCTGGTCATCTATGTCCGGCGCCATGTCCGTGACGCCCCCGAGGCCGCCGCACGGCGGGCCGCCAGCGCCGAGCGCGGCTCCTTCGGCGCCATCTTCCAGCGGGGTCTGCTGCGCACCACGCTCTTCGCCACCCTGCTCTCCACCGGGGTGCAGGGCGGCTACTACACGCTGGCCACCTGGGTACCGACCTATCTGAAGGACGAGCGGGGCCTCTCGGTCGTGGGTACCGGCGGCTATCTCGCCTTCCTGATATCCGGGGCCTTCATCGGCTATCTCACGGGCGGCTATCTCACCGATCTCATCGGCCGCAAACGGAACATCGCCCTCTTCGCGGTGCTCTCGGCCTTCGGGGTGCTGGCGTACGCCCAGATACCGGAGGGTGCCGACGGAGTGCTGCTCGTCCTCGGCTTCCCGCTCGGCTTCTGCATGTCGGCGATCTTCAGCGGTTTCGGCTCCTTCCTCAGCGAGTTGTACCCGGCGGAGCTGCGCGGCACCGGTCAGGGGTTCACGTACAACAGCGGCCGTGCGGTGGGGGCGTTCCTGCCGACGCTCGTGGGCTTTCTCTCCGAGAGCTGGGGGGTGGGCGGCGCGCTGGCGCTGGGGGCCGTGGGCTACGGCCTGGCGGTGGTGGCGCTGTGGGGGCTGCCCGAGACCCGGGGCAGGGAACTGCTGTGA
- a CDS encoding GntR family transcriptional regulator: MRTTEPGATDHTGGLGELAGDRALLGRTSTVERVADILRTRIAEGYFQPGERLSEEAIGKALGVSRNTLRESFRLLTHERLLIHRLNRGVFVRKLAVQDVIDIYRTRLLVECAVVHDLGEPPYPLDGLDGAVDGGERAALEQDWKGVSTANIHFHRELVALAGSARTDELMRGVLAELRLAFHVVDDPRGLHQPYLVRNRAILEALRSGDRTDAERLLAQYLDDSRAQMVETYAHLVVEEDV, translated from the coding sequence GTGAGGACGACGGAGCCGGGCGCCACGGACCACACGGGGGGGCTCGGCGAACTGGCCGGGGACCGAGCGCTGTTGGGGCGCACCAGCACGGTGGAGCGGGTCGCGGACATTCTCCGCACCCGGATCGCCGAAGGGTACTTCCAGCCCGGGGAACGGCTCTCCGAGGAGGCCATCGGCAAGGCCCTCGGCGTCTCCCGCAACACCCTGAGGGAGTCCTTCCGGCTGCTGACGCACGAGCGGCTGCTCATCCACCGGCTCAACCGGGGGGTGTTCGTCCGGAAACTCGCGGTCCAGGACGTCATCGACATCTACCGCACCCGCCTCCTGGTCGAATGCGCCGTCGTCCATGACCTCGGCGAGCCGCCCTACCCTCTCGACGGGCTCGACGGCGCCGTCGACGGCGGCGAGCGGGCCGCGCTCGAACAGGACTGGAAGGGCGTCTCCACCGCCAACATCCACTTCCACCGCGAACTCGTCGCCCTCGCCGGGAGCGCCCGCACCGACGAGCTGATGCGCGGAGTCCTCGCGGAGCTGCGCCTCGCCTTCCACGTGGTCGACGATCCGCGCGGACTGCACCAGCCCTACCTCGTCCGCAACCGAGCCATCCTGGAGGCCCTGCGCTCGGGGGACAGGACCGACGCCGAACGGCTGCTCGCCCAGTACCTCGACGACTCGCGGGCCCAGATGGTGGAGACCTACGCCCATCTGGTCGTGGAGGAGGACGTCTGA
- a CDS encoding nitrate- and nitrite sensing domain-containing protein, which yields MRFRGKSIRRKIVALLLVPLVSMTALWAFATVLTGREANDLWEVGEVTEKLGRPVAVTLQVMQDERRQTLVYLADRSASRALPDLRERRLATDRALATLERNAARQEIRDDMRSDAERRLSSLLKGFDGLPALRRSVESGTVTRAEALEYYNRMVDPGFGFLVILHAIHDVSIERQGRALVGVARASEMLSREDALIASALTAGRVTPREIRLLSDLVAHRELYYSINLEGLPAKEREIYVQLWRGPRTEPLRDAEERLVERGSITGAGRSDIEEWQQAATPVLTELRREAGAGGERYQDRVDPAARGVFIQAGVAGVLGFLALFCSVVVSVRIGRALIRDLSRLRKEAHEVSGVRLPSVMRRLASGEQVDVETEAPRLKYGQDEIGQAGQALNTLQRAAVEAAVRQAEMRRGVSEVFVNLARRNQVLLHRQLTLLDAMERRTEDTEELADLFRLDHLTTRMRRHAEGLVILSGAAPSRQWRNPVQLMDVVRAAVAEVEDYERIEVRRLPRIGVGGPAVADLTHLIAELLENAIVYSPPHTAVQVVGERVANGFTLEIHDRGLGMAPDILLDANLRLAETPEFELSDTDRLGLFVVSRLAQRQNVRVSLQPSPYGGTTAIVFLPAGLLTEAPEDRSGSFRIDRRVEDTSGRRGGGTGTGLSALTRSPRPQGPSGLTGVDAPTSPDALTDPDTLLTPDRDPGLARAAGSGPDGDGGEDDLLFRPRAPLQDPLEALEGPHRLVPPLEPLPRQPEQPAAPVPLPRRKPPTLVADHGRRVDGRDRAHRPGGPERTPPPPPAAVAPVSGPDGPPTADGPPTIDGLPRRVRQASLAPQLRGGRPADRPPPQDPGQPQAQGQGPGDERDAEEVRDRMAAMQRGWQRGRLKNAQGDGDAGRTTGTAPGQTAPRTTPEGDGR from the coding sequence ATGCGCTTTCGCGGGAAGTCCATCCGCCGGAAGATCGTGGCCCTGTTGCTCGTCCCCCTGGTCTCCATGACGGCCCTGTGGGCCTTCGCCACCGTTCTGACCGGCCGTGAGGCCAACGACCTCTGGGAGGTCGGCGAGGTCACCGAGAAACTCGGCCGCCCGGTCGCTGTCACCCTCCAGGTCATGCAGGACGAACGCCGCCAGACCCTCGTCTACCTGGCGGACCGCAGCGCGTCCCGTGCCCTGCCCGACCTGCGGGAACGGCGCCTGGCCACCGACCGGGCCCTGGCGACCCTGGAGCGGAACGCCGCCCGCCAGGAGATCCGCGACGACATGCGGTCCGACGCCGAACGGCGGCTGTCCTCGCTGCTCAAGGGGTTCGACGGACTGCCCGCCCTGCGCCGCTCGGTGGAGTCGGGCACCGTGACCCGGGCGGAGGCGCTGGAGTACTACAACCGCATGGTCGACCCCGGTTTCGGCTTCCTCGTCATCCTCCACGCCATCCACGACGTCTCCATCGAACGACAGGGCCGCGCCCTCGTCGGCGTGGCCCGCGCGTCCGAGATGCTGTCCCGCGAGGACGCCCTGATCGCCTCCGCGCTCACCGCGGGCCGCGTCACCCCCCGTGAGATCCGGCTCCTCTCCGACCTCGTCGCCCACCGCGAGCTGTACTACAGCATCAATCTGGAGGGGCTGCCCGCCAAGGAGCGCGAGATCTACGTCCAGCTCTGGCGCGGCCCCAGGACCGAGCCCCTCCGGGACGCCGAGGAACGCCTCGTCGAGCGCGGCTCCATCACCGGAGCGGGCAGGTCCGACATCGAGGAGTGGCAGCAGGCGGCCACACCGGTACTGACCGAACTCCGCCGGGAGGCAGGGGCGGGCGGCGAGCGCTACCAGGACCGGGTCGACCCCGCCGCCCGCGGCGTCTTCATCCAGGCCGGTGTCGCCGGTGTGCTCGGCTTCCTCGCCCTCTTCTGCTCCGTCGTGGTCTCCGTGCGCATCGGCCGGGCCCTCATCCGCGATCTCTCCCGGCTCCGCAAGGAGGCCCACGAGGTCTCCGGTGTGCGCCTGCCCAGCGTGATGCGCCGCCTCGCCTCCGGCGAGCAGGTCGACGTGGAGACCGAGGCCCCGCGCCTGAAGTACGGCCAGGACGAGATCGGCCAGGCGGGCCAGGCGCTCAACACCCTCCAGCGGGCCGCCGTCGAGGCGGCCGTCCGCCAGGCCGAGATGCGGCGCGGGGTCTCCGAGGTCTTCGTCAACCTCGCCCGCCGCAATCAGGTCCTCCTCCACCGCCAGCTCACCCTGCTCGACGCCATGGAGCGCCGCACCGAGGACACCGAGGAACTGGCCGATCTCTTTCGGCTGGACCACCTCACCACCCGTATGCGGCGGCACGCCGAAGGGCTCGTGATCCTCTCCGGGGCGGCCCCCTCCCGGCAGTGGCGCAATCCGGTGCAGCTCATGGACGTCGTCCGTGCCGCCGTCGCCGAGGTCGAGGACTACGAGCGCATCGAGGTGCGCCGGCTGCCGAGGATCGGCGTGGGCGGTCCCGCCGTCGCGGACCTCACCCATCTGATCGCCGAACTCCTGGAGAACGCGATCGTGTACTCCCCGCCGCACACCGCCGTCCAGGTGGTCGGCGAACGGGTCGCCAACGGCTTCACGCTGGAGATCCACGACCGGGGCCTGGGCATGGCCCCCGACATCCTGCTCGATGCCAATCTCCGGCTCGCCGAGACACCCGAGTTCGAACTGTCCGACACCGACCGGCTCGGGCTCTTCGTCGTCAGCAGGCTGGCGCAGCGTCAGAACGTCAGGGTATCGCTCCAGCCGTCGCCGTACGGGGGGACCACCGCCATCGTCTTCCTGCCCGCAGGGCTGCTGACCGAGGCACCCGAGGACCGGAGCGGCAGCTTCCGGATCGACCGGCGGGTCGAGGACACGTCCGGGCGGCGCGGCGGCGGAACCGGAACCGGCCTGTCCGCGCTCACCCGGTCCCCCCGCCCGCAGGGGCCGTCCGGCCTGACCGGAGTGGACGCCCCCACCAGTCCCGACGCGCTCACCGACCCCGACACCCTGCTCACCCCGGACCGCGATCCCGGCCTCGCTCGCGCCGCGGGCTCCGGCCCGGACGGTGACGGCGGCGAGGACGACCTCCTGTTCCGGCCCCGGGCCCCCCTCCAGGACCCTCTGGAGGCCCTGGAGGGCCCCCACCGCCTCGTACCGCCCCTGGAGCCGCTCCCGCGGCAGCCGGAACAGCCCGCGGCACCCGTACCGCTGCCCCGCCGCAAGCCCCCGACCCTCGTCGCCGATCACGGCCGGAGAGTGGACGGCCGGGACCGTGCCCATCGGCCTGGCGGCCCGGAACGTACCCCTCCGCCTCCTCCGGCCGCCGTGGCCCCCGTCTCCGGGCCGGACGGACCGCCCACGGCCGACGGGCCGCCCACGATCGACGGACTGCCCCGCCGGGTCCGGCAGGCCAGCCTCGCCCCCCAGCTCCGCGGGGGCCGCCCCGCCGACCGGCCGCCGCCCCAGGACCCGGGTCAGCCGCAGGCGCAAGGACAGGGGCCGGGCGACGAACGGGACGCCGAGGAGGTCCGGGACCGGATGGCCGCCATGCAGCGGGGCTGGCAGCGAGGTCGGCTCAAGAACGCACAGGGGGACGGTGACGCCGGGCGGACCACCGGCACCGCCCCAGGACAGACAGCACCGCGAACGACACCGGAGGGGGACGGTCGATGA